gtctctatgtgggtgctgaagatttgaactcaggtgctGAAGATTTGAAACTCTTGTTTCACAGTAAATTCTCTTGCTCACTGAGCAATTTCCCCAGTCCTAGCTTCACCTTCTGCTTCTAAGGGAAAGCAGAGATTGGTGTGAGGACTCCTCCACTCTCTCTTAAGGGGACAACCACAGCTTTTCTTAACACCTTCTCTCTGTTCTGAAAGGAATGGATGGCCTTCTCTTCCAGGACAATGCCTTTGCCGTGCTCTGAGCATCCTGCTGCTCTCTTGAGGACTTTCTCCGTCTCCTCTCTTGTCTTCAGTCTGCCTTTTACTTTTGCCTCCTATTGTCACTTTGTCCCTGCGTCTCACTCAGCATGATCCTACAAGACACCAGGCAAAAGTGAAAATTGACTTtgactttctccttcttctcatCTTCCTCCATTCTCTAACCCTGTAACACACCTCACTTCCCATCTGTTAAAACTGTCTGGTTCTCCCTAGTTGTTCACTGAGAGATGAGTGGACAAAGAGAAGGTACCACGGAGGAGTGGCTGAAGATGCCCACTATTCCTAATAACATCTGCTGATGTCTTTTGCCTTTCCCATCTGCGCTGCTGGTCCTCCTGTCCTCTGCATTTTCCAAAGCCAGAACTTGGCTTTGTGGGTCATCTCTATTTTATTAGTCTCTTCCtatgatttttcttccttctttaaagctattttcttttccttccccctccctctttccttgctctctttcctttcttgctttgagatagagtttttgtatagtccaggttggcctcaacgtAGGGTTTCCcctacctcagccttcccagtgtagggattaaaagtgtgtgcctccaTAACCAGCTTCTATTTAGTCTGCCATcttatggagctggagaggtggctcagaggttaagcgtACTGGCTACAGAGTACCTGACATCATTTCCTAGCACCTCTGTGgaggctcataactgtctgtagtTTCCATCTCGGGAGATCTGACATTCTCCTCTGTCCTTTGTGGGCATTGCATGCAtgttataaacatatatgtacatgctgGGGCGGGGGAAACCAACTCTCCTCCCCCAAAAAAGGACTTAAACAtagaattaaaaattcattttttttacaaaagataCCTTATCAATCTCTCTCCTTTCATGTGTTTGATCCACTAGATAGATAAAACTAAGTTCAAATTGCCTGTCCCATAGATGAACtaatttcatttacttctttAAGCTCTTTTTCATTCCCTGGGAACTGTTGTGAATTCCTGATAGTCAACTGTATTTTATCAGTGTTGGTCTCTTTCTTCAACACATTAACATGTCTACATTCAATTCTATTTTCGAGTTAATATTGCTATAGCTTTCCAAATGGTTGAAATGTGcctgctattttttttctgtgcctttcaATTTCCTCTGAGGTTTTATTCCATGCATATTTCTTGTCGGCAGCTTACTAGATTGAAAATACATCAgatcctctggcttttaaaaatagtgtATCCATTCACATTTATTATCATTACTGTTGGGCATTTGGgcttctttctccattttactCCTTGATTGCTCTTAAACACTCTTCATCCCTCTTCTTTTTGATAACCTAACAGTCAGAGATTGACAGTTTTATTCTGACAGCATTTGGTAATGTCTGGTAAACATGTAAGGCCAAAGCACAAAGGCAGCGGTGTCTTGTGATGACCACTGGGCAACAGAGACAAATTTCCTCACCAGATTTTTCcttacttgtttttgttgttgatggtgttAAAATTGTAACGTGAAATAACTTggcttggtggtacacacttgtaatctcagcacttgagaatcTGAGGCAGGGGACAtgccataagttcaaggccagactgggctacatagtgagagcctgtttaaaaaggaaattatagcTATTCATATGTAATTATAAGAACAAACTGAGGACAAGAAGTTTATCATCTTaaacaaatttgttttctctGGGCCCTTCCTGGGCACAATTCTTTGACTCCCACAGTCATATTTGACTTAATTAGCAAATGGTCTTGGCAAACAAGAGAGCCACTTGGAAACAACTTGGGCAGCAGCTTTGTTTTCAGTTCTGTGCTCTTGTGAAGACACGCTGTTGTGTTGAGTGtcttttccccatcatggttcCCACGATGCATAAACTACTGGTCTTAAAATGCACAAGAGGGAGCAACGGGCTCAATATGGAAAAAAAGCACATTATATCTATACCTGAATGGatcataatgaaacccactaTTTTCCACAGTtaatatacacaatgaaaaagtTCTGaaatttgaagtttattttttcttgtcttgGACATGTGGGATTTCTTTGggttaaataaaaacagatatgaCACAGCTATGCATGTGGCCCTACTGATGCTGGAACACAGGCAACCAAGTCCTGCCCCCTTCACAGTTTACAGTGTGTAGCCACAGAAAAGCCACACTGCTTTGGTCCAGCTCCTCAACTCTGTCCATTGAGTGCAGAAGCAATCATAGCTCAACAATCGAACAAGCTGACTCTCAGTGAAACTACATTTATGGGctctgaaattttaattttatgtcatGAAATGGTTTTCTTCATTTGGGTTTCCCCAGCTGTTAACATGAAAACACCCCTTAGTTTATGGACCATTGGTAAGCTACAGAAATCATCTTAGATTTTCTCcaaatgcattttgttttgttttgttttttatttcctcagtTCTGTTTGGAAAGTACAGACTGTAATCATGTAATGGTCTTgtttaaattctaaaattctgCTTACTAAATTAGACTTAacttttaaaggatttatttgtcttctgtgtttaagtgttttgcctgcttgtataaTATATGTGAACTCCTTGGGTGTCTGatgcccttggaagtcagaagagggcaatgaCATTGACTTCTTCtgatgctgggaagcaaactggggtcctctgcaagagtaacgaGTATGCATGcgtaactgttgagccatcttttcagcccctaaATTAAAGTTATATGATAAAAACCCAAATGTAACCATATTTATATCTCAGTTCAAACTTGCTAGATTGTTCTGTGTCAACTCAGATGTAACACACTGATATTTTCATCTCATATCTGATCTTTGTAAGAGTAGGCACAATAGACTAAGTTTTCTTCAGTGAGTTTTAGTAGGTACAAGCATACAgtttctcctgagtgcttcacTTATGATATAGAAAGGTAATGCAGACAGTGGGCAGGGGAAATGGACTTTGGGCAAGACAAAGATGGTTTTAAATTTTGGTATCcctgtgggctagagagatgactcaggggttaagagcactgactgatcttccagaggacccgggttcaatccccagcacccacatggcagcttacaactgtctgtaactcaggtTCCATGGGGATCCGGgactctcacacagacagacatgcaggcaaaacatcaattcacacaaaacaaaaataaattgtttataaAACTTTGGTGCCCCTGTCCTCAGGCAAGTCACCaaatttctgtgtctttgtcaTCTCTAAGGCTGAGCTGGTAACACTCATTCAATATTACTATGCACAGTTATCATGAGGCTACTGCTCTTAGTAAACACTTCATGGAGTTTTTTATCACTCTAACTTTGCACAGTCCTGGTGAGTGCTTCACAGTGGCATGATCTGTGTGCCTTCATACAAGATCTCGGTACAAGATCTCAGTTCTAAACTGTGCCTCTGAACAGGCAGGAAGGCTTGGCAGTGCTCCACTCAGTCCTTTTCACAAGAACATCTACAAAGCATGTGAGTCACTCAGCTTTGCATTTAACACCTCCCTTCTTAAAGGCCACAGTGTTATGACTGGTCTGGTGGGTGGCAAACAGGATGGGACAACTCAGCAAGGATTCATCATTCTGACCTCAGGTATGTGAAAAGCCATTTCCACTGTGGACTCCCCATTAGGCTGTCAAAGAGGCATTGAGTTTTCTGTGTGGATGAGCCCTTGTGAAATCGGAGCTCAGCAGTGGGCTCTCCCTCAACAGCTAAGAACATGGAAGCACCCATAGTACTTGTATCTGAAAATCTACAGCTCTTTCCTGCTAtaaatctcattttcattttcttcctgagaTGAAGGCATACATACCGTTGTGTGTGCTAACAGACTCACACATTTGAAGCCTGGCAATGGGAATATTCTTGTAAGGAAGAGAAAGCCCATTTTGTTAGGAAAATCTAACATTGGTATAAATTCTTTCTCATGATGCATTTGCTCATGTACTAAACATATTAGCCAGGGCACTcgaggaaaaaaaatacagcaaaatgACAAAAAGAGAAGCCCAAACTTATTTCTGGAGAATTATGTAAACagtcatttaaaagttttttctttcttttgagatttttttgtgtgtgttatgctGTTAAAACAACAGGCCTAAtagcttttttatttcctccagtACAACACATTCTCTTCATCCcaaacttaaaatttaagaaatcaGATAAAACAATGTATACAAAAGAGTGAAGCAGCCAAGTGTGTGATTTCTCAGGACTCCTGAAATGAAAACCTCTCATTAAAGTATTCACCTTGCTGACTCCTGAGTCTATCTTCCCCTGTGACCTGCCCCTAGGCTCCTTGTAGTAAAGTGGTCTCAGCCTGGGCAGGTGAGTTTCAAAGGCCCAGGATGTTTGACTCAGGTGTTGACACTAATATGTGCCTCAGGCAGCTCCCAGCCACTGATGCATGCAGGAGTGAGGGTCTGAGTGTGGGTGATGGATCCAGGAACCATTAAAGGCTTGGGGATAAGTATGCGGCCAGCACTTCCAGAGAGCATGAAATTGAGCTTTCACACGTGAATTCCATTTGTCTCTAGTCCTGTATTGGAGTCAAGCCCAGAGCCTGTGAAAGGAGCTCAGCAATGGGATCCAGTAGTGTCTTCAAGTCCTTGCTGCCTGCTTGGAAGCTAAGGCTGGTCCTGTCTTCTTGGTGAGGAGAGTGGAATCAGAAACAtcaggagaaggaggaggtgggCTGGAAAATGATTCAAGGGGAGGCATGCACATCTAGCCACTCGCCAAGGAGAGGCCACAGAGGTGAAAGCCTGAGTACCCCACGACAGAACAGACACCCTTATGGATGGCTGCTTTTATGTTTGCAGTGGAGGACACAAAAGCTGATCAAACCATATTGACCTTGTTGTCAGCTTCAGCTTTGAATTTCATATGCCCAAGATCTGTTTCCCATCCAAGATCTATGTCCTAGCATGGCACTCAAACCCTAACATACAGTGTTCAGCTGCAGGGGTTTCTGAGGCTGTGTCTCACTTTGTGTCACCAAAGTACAGTAAAAGGATAGTCCTCTGTGAGGGCACTCAGACCTGTCCCAGAATACTGGGAGGGGCTGAGTTTGGGATGGAAGAGTGTATGGAAAGTATAGGGTATAGGGTGCTCATCATTCAGTCATTCAACCATTCATTCAACAGTTACCAACTGCCAAAGCTGTCTGAGAACTGGAGATATTGCTGACTAGGACTTGGGGGAGACTCtggagaaggaaagaataaagtaGAGACAGGGAGTTTGGGGGTAGAGAAGCTaggttccttctgacttagcttAGTATTAGCTGTGACCCCAAGAAACAAGTCACATCACCTCAAGTTGCTGCATCAATATAGTGGGAACTAACGTGCTCACCCGACTGAGATGTGAGAATGTAAGGAAACAATGTACTTTACACTCCAGGAACGCTATTGCCACCTTGATATCAGTGTGTCTGCTAGGGGGACTCTCAACTCTTGAGGGCAAGAGTTCAGTGTTGAGGCAggatacaagtctctgtgtgtgaagGCCTGATTTAAGGTAGCATTCCTTGAGAGAAAGGGCAAGGATATTTCCAGTTGTCTGTGTTCAACACTAATAAAGCAGGCCAATGATAGTAGCTTCCTGCAAGAGGGCTTAGCCCCTGAAGGATGCTGCATAGCGTGTCAGGACTCAAAGGGTTCTCAGCGGTTCAGCTCATGGATGCCCCAATTGAGTCCTACCCAGAAACCCTGGAAAGCTCAGCTCCAGTCCTCACAAGATGGTAGGTCTTCAGATAAGAGGACAGGCCTTAGGTTAAACTTATAACATGCTTCTGTGGAGAGGGAACAATCCAGACCCACTCTGGGCACAGTGCGCCAGTGCCCATACCTAAGCTGCCAGTACCCACACCTAAGCCACACTGTGGTCAGGGGAAGCAAGAGGGGTGTGGAACATACCCGGGTCAATTTAACAGGTGCAATGTGGCAATATGGTATGTGGGCTTGTATATTTAAAGTAGTCGTTTTAGAGCCAAATAGCCTTCATTCAGTCTTCCTGTGGCTGCTCTTCATCTTTGTTCCCAACCATGAAGAGGAGGTTCTTTGTAGGCAACAACTAACACACACCATTTTCTGCTGGATTGACAAAGATGGATTCATAATTGGTCCTCCAAAAAGATTTGTTGACTGAATAACATTTTATTAGGCTCAACTTTTGTTGTATTCTATAATGTTTCTGTAATTTTCACCCATCTGGCCCAGTCCTGAAAGTAAGCATGACCATTCTCAGAGTAGTATTTGAAGACAGCATGCCTTCATCATCAGCATCATCATAGTTGCTGTAATGTCTGAATTTTCCCTTGAGGATTCTGGCTAGGGCAGTGCTCtgtggtgtgtaagtgtgtgtgtgtgtgtgtgtgtgtgtgtgtgtgtgtgtgtgtgtgtgtgttatatacagGTGCATGGCTTCTGTGCTAGAGTCATTTGTAGCTCTAAAAATTGAGTCTCTTCCCATTATCTAGTTCTCTACTTGGAGGTAAACTCCTGATTCTGTCTTGTTGAAGAGTTCTGCTAGTCACTGTTGCTGAGTCCATGAGTGACAGATGACACCAACTGCAGGAGAAATGAAAGGTTGGAAGAACTGGGCAaggctgtaatgccagcattcaggcaAGAGGACTGTAAATTCCAGGGAAGTCTGGGCTACTCagaaagaccttgtttcaaaaaataaaggaagaaagacccAAGACAAAAGATTATGATCACGACAAACACACTTGATGTTTAATCAACACGTGAAGTAAGAGCTCATGCCTTGAAGTCCAGGGTTCACCTTTCAAACACTTTCACAAACATGTTGAAGGAACATCAGGGTCTTCATTGGGAATATCCTTTCTGTCATGGGGATTGCTCCTCCTTAGTGACCAATTCATAACCAGGGAGATTATTACTCATGCTATTAGTTTGCTCTTTGGGTTTTAAAACCCACAAATTATCATGATTTAATTGACAATGGTGGGAATTCTGAATTACCCAATATGCAGACATTTTGAATCGACATTTCCCTCTGAAGTTTGGAACTTGTTTCTATATCTGAAATGCCTCAGCTCCACTAAGCTGCCCACTGAGATGAGGAGCTGGGTGTCCAGCAGGGACACCATTGAGTTCTCACGGCCTCTTGTGCTATAAGCTCACATTTACCTTAATAATTTGGCATTTTCTGTAAGCTtcacaatttcaaagaaaatgaagagagagaatTGGGGGAACTGGGGCATAAGTACCATAATGGGGTCCTTAGCAGCATCTTCTCACCTTGCCAGTGACGCCCTGGTCTATCCATGTGTGGCTTTGGAAAGAAGGTCAAGTTCACCCAGTCTGCTTTGTTTGGTTAATTTTTTCCCCTTCAGCAGAGACTTCCCTCAAGGAAAATACTCTTTAGTGATGTCTCCAAAGCTGGCTGCGCCAACACCTGTCAACTGCATTTTGGTAGGCCTCCCCTCCAAATATCCACCCAAACACCTAGATTCTGTTTGGTAGGCCTCCCCTCCAAATatccacccagacacccagattCTGTTTGGTAGGCCTCCCCTCCAAATATCAATCCAGACACATGGACTGTCTTGGAAAGAGGATAAATTCTGTTCAGCTTTTGACATTATTACTTTCCAAATGTCCTACATggctggatgtgtgtgtgtgtgtgtgtgtgtgtgtgtgtgtgtgtgtgtgtgtgtatggagagagagagagagagagagagagagagagagagagagagagacttctgtGACAGGgtctgatgtagcccaggcttgcctcagacTTACTATGCAGCTATGTACTATGCCTTGAAATTGAttttctatctctgcctcctaaatgctggaattacattCACTGCAACCACATtctactgaaatatttttaattatgtttttctcACAGAGAGCTCATCTGTTTGATGTACTTACTAGTGCCTATATAGCTTTGAATGGCCAAACCATCTTTAAACACCTAAAACTGACTTTTAGGCAAACAAAGCATTGAAAAAGAGTTTTCCCTTTCtcaattttaatagaaaatccAGCATCTAAAGCAAAAACTAAACACAACTTTCCATGACTGGCAGCTGTCACAGAGCTGTGATGTCAGTCAACAGCATATGTATGGCATACAATTTTGTGGAAACCCTGCTGATTGTCAAGTTTCTCTATATTTCTCCTTGTTGTCACAACTAGttaaattttttctttccaattttcttGCAAACAGAGTGTAAAGTGGGGTGCTGGTGATGGATTGGTTGGTTGAGGTTCCCGTACTGAATAACACAGACTCCTTTTTAGCTCCTTATTCTATGAAATAGGCCCAAAGACCCACAAcccttttatttatattctaaataatttattttccctGAATTTTAAAAGTTGCATTACATTTGGAGAGAGGATGTGGGTTGGCTCTAAGCTTGGTTAAGCAACACCATGGCCACCCAACTTACACACAGATCACCTCCTCATGGCAGCAGCTGAGATACCGCAGAGCACATAGGTAGGAAAAGCACCCAGAAACCAAGACCCAGCGTTTCTgatccccactccctccccataAGTCTCACCCCATAAGGTTTAGAAGATCACTGCTCTCATATGCAGAACAGTGGCAGCCTTGGCCCAGCAGGCAGATTTGAGATAATCAAGGCAAACCCACCATGTTGGTGCAGGTGGGGCTGGACTCTCTAAAGGGTAAGCTTGATCTGGCTTAGGAGTTCCCTCTCTTGCTGTCTTCCAGAACAGTACCTCTCCTAACTGTGttagagtggtgtgtgtgtgtgtgtgtgtgtgtgtgtgtgtgtgtgtgtgtgtgtgtgtcccctgccTCCAGTGTCCATGTCCCAAGAGAATGCCAGCTGATACAAAGATTCTTGATAGCTAATTGAGACCTCCAGGATCTTCAGAAAGCACAGAGGTCCAAATTCCATGCCAGTCACTGTTAATATAAGTAGAACAGAGACCAGGGAGTTCAATTCACAAGACAGGTAGTTCTTGGGACTCTGCTTGCCTGAGGGCAACcccaggagaggaggaggcaagAGGGAAACCAAAACAGGTGTGGccacccacctgcctcaggtgaGCTCTTGTGAGTATGTGTGGTGGTAAGGCAAACCCAAGCTGTCCAAGGATTCCTAGGTGCCAGGCACAGGTCCTGTGGTCTGGGAACAGTGAGGTTCTATATTAGGGGCACTAATTATGCCAGGAGCAGAGTGGCAGGGGAGGGAGCTGGTGTCCTCGGGGACTCCTTCTTGCTGAAACAGCTCTTCCCAACCTCCCAAATTTGGAAAGTCCCTCTTTCTATGTATCCTAAGCCCAAGAGTCCTGACTCCCCTCAACGTGCAGTCTCTTGTGGGTGGAAGGCAGCTACCTGTCCCCATCTCAGGGTTcctgcacccccaccccattctcaAGCTGCCCTAAAACAGGTGGGTCAGAGGTGAAAGCCAATCACAGATGGCTCTTTGGATTCTCTTTTATCCtagcttcctcccctcctctgacCACCTCCAAGACAACTCTGTGGAGACTGGAGACCTCCAGGCTTCTTTAGAAAAGGCTGGAGCAGAGTGCCAACCTGTCACCCTTTTAAGGCTTTAAGGCCTTTCTCTGGAGTGCTGTTATAGAGCCCAGGGCTGGATCTACAGGTGGAGCCCCGGAACCCCAAGAGTGGCTAGTCCTCTGGGTGAGGGGATCACAGCAAGCTGCACCTGCCTCAGCTCCGCTCCACACTGGAGCTCTGCAGCACCCGTGGTGCCCCCAGGAGGGATTGATTCAGGACCTGAGCTCTATGTCGGAACAGAGCACCTGACCAGTCTCCAGTCTTCCTTCAAACTTCAGTCCCTTCCTGGCTGTAGACAAGATGACCCACCCTAAAGCAGGTAGCCATTGTCTGATGGCCAGCGGCAAAGCCCTGCGCAGCGTTAGGGATCTGGGAACTGTGGGCAGCTGTGCTTGGAGGCCTTCGGAAATGAAAGTCACGGACCAAGCCCTCAGGGAGGGTGCTTAAGCCACCTGCCAGGGCGCCCACTGCGGTGGAGAACCCTGAGAGGCAGGGAGTGACCTCGGGCTCAGGAGGGGGCCGCGAGGTCTGTGTGTCTTGGGAAGCTGAGCCACGGGGCTCCAGCGTGGCTCCCTCTGGGCTGCTGGCTCCAGGCACAGTGGCCACACTGGTCTCTCCTCTCCGCCTCCTCTTCCTTCGGAAGTTTCCATTGTCGAACATCTTCTCGCAGTTTGGGTCCAGTGTCCAGTAATTGCCTTTACCTGTGGAGGGGGGAGGTACAGAAAGCTCGGTGTTGACCCATTGGCTCCATGGAGATGGTCCTGAACCCTCTTCGTCCCAAGCCTTGAGGTGGCAACTTGCGTAGGGAATGGGCCTCCACAGTCATACTGCGAGAATTTTGGTGCTTCGCAGAGACCCAGCCATGGACCCTTGAGGGAATACCCAAGTGCATCAAGTTGGAGGATGGAAAAACGGCTCAAGAAAATCTGAACTGTCTGGGCTCAGCCAGTGGAGCAGAGTTGACCTCACCTGGCCTCTATGTAGGGCTCAATGCTTTCCAGAGGCGCACCACCTGGCCCCCTACCTCCCCCCCTGCCACCCGAACCCGCCACAGGTGTTCTAAAGGTAGACACTATTTCTCCCATTTTACAGGGAGGTGTATCTAGGCCCAGAGACGTTGAACTCCCTAGGTAAACCAATTGGCTAGCTTTCTAGGCTTCAAGCAGATGCTCAGAACCCTAGGGGCGCCTGACTGGAAGCTAAGGCCTAAGGCGTCTTTCCCCACCCCACTTCACCCAATCTAAGTTCTCTCTTCTGTGCAGTGCTTCAGTGGGTCGCCCAGGGTAACTTCTACCCCAGCCACCCACCAGACTCCTGGATCACCGGTGCCGCATGGGGCGCGCGTGCTGCTGGTTACCTGGGTCATTTTCATCTCTGGGCACCTTCTTGAAGCAGTCATTTAGCGACAGGTTGTGGCGGATGGAGTTCTGCCAACCCGCCTTGCTGCGTTTGTAGAAGGGGAAGTTGCTGGCCACGTACTGGTAGATCTGGCTGAGCGTCAGCTTGCGCAGAGGCGCGCTCTGGATGGCCATGGCGATGAGCGCCGAGTAGGAGTAGGGTGGCCGTACCAGCCTCAGCAGCTCCTGCTGCCCCGACAGGCTCAGCCACGCGAGATCGGCGCCTGCCAGGCCACCTGCAGCGCCGAGCAGCGAACCCGGGGTGGCGAGGGCTGCTGCAGCGTAGGACGAAGCCGGTCCCGGTCCCGCCGTGTAGGTCGCAGGGCTGAGGGAAGCCGAGTTCACCCACAGGCGCCGGCCAGAGCCCAGATCCCCGCGGCCGTATCCCGGAGGGTGGGCGACTGCCCGAGTCAGGCTGTGGGGGACCGAGCAGGAGCCCAGGCCATCGCAGAACCCAGCCATGTCCAGCTCCTCGGCCTGGGCCGgtgcaggtggctcagcagtgaagcTCATG
The DNA window shown above is from Cricetulus griseus strain 17A/GY chromosome 3, alternate assembly CriGri-PICRH-1.0, whole genome shotgun sequence and carries:
- the LOC100760759 gene encoding forkhead box protein I2; protein product: MAGFCDGLGSCSVPHSLTRAVAHPPGYGRGDLGSGRRLWVNSASLSPATYTAGPGPASSYAAAALATPGSLLGAAGGLAGADLAWLSLSGQQELLRLVRPPYSYSALIAMAIQSAPLRKLTLSQIYQYVASNFPFYKRSKAGWQNSIRHNLSLNDCFKKVPRDENDPGKGNYWTLDPNCEKMFDNGNFRRKRRRRGETSVATVPGASSPEGATLEPRGSASQDTQTSRPPPEPEVTPCLSGFSTAVGALAGGLSTLPEGLVRDFHFRRPPSTAAHSSQIPNAAQGFAAGHQTMATCFRVGHLVYSQEGTEV